A DNA window from Pseudodesulfovibrio thermohalotolerans contains the following coding sequences:
- a CDS encoding putative bifunctional diguanylate cyclase/phosphodiesterase, whose product MSDIVDVLVVDDERINLKLVEAILRGQNLNLIMAGSGAEALERLPEHDFAVALLDVMMPGMDGFELAERLRSSENGRNIPIIFITAISKEERHVFHGYELGAVDYLFKPVEPEILRGKTRIFAELHRHKRSLVETTRRLEATVEELQESQKALARSEQRYRMVADYNYDWESWIGPGGELRYISPSCERISGYGPQCFLDDPDLMQRIVHREDVGRWMQFMRDETVGDEDNLDFRISDVNAKVKWLSLVRHSIYSDEGQPLGVRVSMRDITNRKLIESQLQHSVFHDALTGLPNRALFLERLNRAAERCARTGEYFAVLFIDIDRFQVVNDHYGHSMGDKLVVRLGVKLQQSVRSIDTVARFGGDEFGVLLEDIHRKGDARALVRKIFESFREPVEVDGLTFALSASMGYDIGSGMDVDSEKVVHNAQVAMNTAKHHGKNRVEGYEKRMREGMVNVLAVESELNRALDAREFTAYYQPIVNLADGSLYGFEALARWNHPERGLVGPGEFIPVAEETGQVVQLGSQILEEACAAMQEWTLRHSGAEGLTIAVNISAKQFAESTLASDVERILKQSGLSPGRLKLEITETVVMLDALKSVNQLKSLKDLGILLSIDDFGTGYSSMSYLQRFPTDQLKIDLSFVQRMESTPENIEIVRAIVNMAHSLRLRVVAEGIETESQRDLLYSLQCDYGQGYLYSRPLPREEAEEFVKDSD is encoded by the coding sequence GAGCTGGCCGAACGGCTTCGGAGTTCGGAGAACGGCAGGAATATTCCGATCATCTTCATTACCGCCATCAGCAAGGAGGAGCGGCACGTTTTCCACGGCTACGAGCTGGGGGCGGTCGATTATTTGTTCAAGCCCGTGGAGCCGGAGATTCTGCGCGGCAAGACCAGGATTTTCGCTGAACTGCATCGTCACAAGCGGTCTCTTGTGGAGACGACCAGACGGCTTGAGGCGACTGTTGAGGAATTGCAGGAATCGCAGAAGGCCCTGGCCCGTTCCGAGCAGCGTTATCGCATGGTCGCCGATTACAACTACGATTGGGAGAGCTGGATCGGTCCCGGGGGAGAACTGCGTTACATATCGCCGTCCTGTGAGCGGATCAGCGGCTACGGTCCGCAATGTTTTTTGGACGATCCGGACCTGATGCAGCGCATCGTTCACCGGGAGGACGTGGGCAGGTGGATGCAGTTCATGCGGGACGAGACCGTGGGCGACGAGGATAACCTCGATTTCAGGATCAGCGACGTCAACGCCAAGGTAAAGTGGTTGAGCCTGGTCCGGCATTCCATTTATTCCGACGAGGGCCAGCCGCTTGGCGTCCGGGTGAGTATGCGGGACATCACCAACCGCAAGCTCATTGAGAGCCAGTTGCAGCACAGCGTTTTTCACGACGCCCTGACAGGTCTTCCCAATCGGGCTCTGTTCCTGGAACGACTTAATCGGGCGGCCGAGCGGTGCGCCCGAACCGGCGAATATTTCGCGGTTCTGTTTATCGACATAGATCGTTTTCAGGTCGTCAACGATCATTACGGGCACAGCATGGGCGACAAGCTGGTGGTCCGGCTCGGGGTCAAGCTCCAGCAGTCGGTCCGGTCCATCGACACCGTTGCCCGGTTCGGCGGCGACGAGTTCGGAGTTCTTCTTGAAGACATTCACAGGAAAGGGGACGCCCGAGCCCTCGTTCGGAAGATATTCGAGTCGTTCAGGGAACCCGTTGAAGTGGATGGGCTTACTTTCGCTCTGTCCGCCAGCATGGGCTACGACATCGGGTCAGGCATGGACGTGGATTCCGAGAAGGTCGTGCACAACGCGCAGGTGGCCATGAACACCGCCAAGCACCATGGTAAAAACCGTGTCGAGGGGTACGAGAAGCGGATGCGCGAAGGCATGGTCAACGTCCTGGCCGTGGAGAGCGAACTCAATCGCGCTCTGGATGCCAGGGAGTTCACTGCCTACTATCAGCCCATCGTCAATTTGGCCGACGGCAGCCTATACGGTTTCGAGGCCCTTGCCAGGTGGAATCATCCGGAACGGGGGCTGGTTGGTCCCGGCGAGTTCATTCCCGTGGCCGAGGAGACCGGGCAGGTCGTGCAGCTCGGCTCTCAGATATTGGAAGAGGCCTGCGCGGCCATGCAGGAATGGACCCTTCGCCACTCGGGGGCGGAAGGGCTGACCATCGCCGTGAACATCTCGGCCAAGCAGTTCGCGGAAAGTACCCTGGCCTCGGACGTGGAGCGTATCCTGAAGCAGTCCGGCCTGTCGCCTGGCCGCCTGAAGCTCGAAATCACCGAGACCGTGGTTATGCTGGACGCGCTCAAGTCGGTCAATCAATTGAAGTCCTTGAAGGACCTCGGTATTTTGTTGTCCATAGACGATTTTGGGACCGGGTATTCCTCCATGAGCTATTTGCAGAGGTTTCCCACGGATCAACTCAAGATCGACCTGAGCTTCGTCCAACGGATGGAGTCCACTCCGGAAAACATCGAGATAGTCAGGGCTATCGTGAATATGGCCCATTCCCTGCGGCTACGCGTCGTGGCCGAGGGCATCGAGACGGAGAGCCAAAGAGACTTGCTTTATTCACTGCAATGCGATTACGGTCAGGGCTACCTGTATTCCCGGCCGCTTCCGAGAGAAGAGGCTGAAGAATTCGTTAAGGATTCCGATTAG